The proteins below come from a single Thermogemmatispora onikobensis genomic window:
- a CDS encoding ornithine cyclodeaminase, with the protein MASEIIELTGHIIDSWTLPRAWDIIMDRGGDFLIQEIQVGKHKSEPSYVRMEIKANDEQTLDLILSELQQLGAMLVNGHDVRTARVEQRGVLPEGFYSTTNLPTQVRLGGQWIDVEHIEMDVAIVIDREHRRAYCKPMHEVEIGDEVVVGHEGIRVQSFERAREREIFAFMQSDVSSEKAKILMIQHIARQMKETRDRGGKILFVLGPAVIHTGAGRYVAELIRRGYVQVIFGGNAIVTHDVETALFGTSLGVDLHTGEQVEGGHRNHLRAINAIRAVGSLEKAVEVGLLREGLTYEAIKHQVPLVLAGSIRDDGPMPGVITDMQEAQRQMRQALQGVEMAIMVASMLHAIATGNLLPATVRTVVVDINPAVVTKLADRGSFQAAGLVTDAELFLRELVEALRREADLPNVATLQASPSHTHS; encoded by the coding sequence ATGGCAAGCGAAATTATTGAACTCACTGGACATATCATTGACTCCTGGACGTTGCCGCGCGCCTGGGACATCATCATGGATCGCGGCGGTGACTTCCTCATCCAGGAGATTCAGGTCGGGAAGCATAAGAGCGAGCCGAGCTATGTGCGCATGGAGATCAAGGCCAACGACGAGCAGACGCTCGATCTGATTCTCTCGGAGCTACAGCAACTTGGGGCGATGCTGGTCAATGGCCACGATGTGCGCACAGCGCGTGTGGAACAGCGGGGAGTGCTCCCCGAAGGTTTTTATTCGACGACGAACCTACCGACCCAGGTCCGGCTCGGGGGCCAGTGGATCGACGTTGAGCATATCGAGATGGATGTGGCCATCGTCATTGATCGTGAGCACCGCCGTGCCTACTGCAAGCCAATGCACGAGGTCGAGATCGGCGATGAGGTGGTGGTCGGTCACGAAGGCATCCGCGTGCAGTCCTTTGAACGCGCACGCGAGCGCGAGATCTTCGCCTTTATGCAGAGCGATGTCTCTTCCGAGAAGGCAAAGATCTTGATGATCCAGCATATCGCGCGCCAGATGAAGGAGACGCGGGACCGCGGGGGGAAGATTCTCTTTGTGCTTGGTCCGGCGGTGATCCATACGGGGGCGGGCCGCTATGTAGCGGAGCTGATCCGCCGCGGCTACGTGCAGGTCATTTTCGGAGGAAACGCTATTGTGACTCACGATGTGGAGACAGCCCTCTTCGGGACTTCGTTGGGGGTCGATCTACACACGGGTGAGCAGGTTGAGGGTGGCCATCGCAATCACTTGCGCGCGATCAATGCTATTCGGGCGGTCGGTTCACTAGAGAAGGCGGTCGAGGTTGGCCTGCTCCGCGAAGGGCTGACCTATGAGGCGATCAAGCATCAGGTGCCGCTAGTGCTGGCCGGCTCGATCCGCGACGATGGCCCGATGCCGGGCGTGATTACCGATATGCAGGAGGCACAGCGTCAAATGCGCCAGGCCCTGCAAGGGGTGGAAATGGCCATTATGGTGGCTTCCATGCTGCACGCCATTGCCACTGGTAACCTGCTGCCGGCCACCGTGCGTACGGTGGTGGTGGATATCAACCCGGCAGTGGTGACGAAGCTGGCCGATCGCGGCAGCTTCCAGGCCGCTGGCCTGGTCACGGATGCCGAGCTCTTCCTGCGTGAGCTGGTCGAGGCTTTGCGGCGCGAGGCCGATCTTCCCAACGTGGCAACCTTGCAGGCCAGCCCCAGCCACACCCACAGCTAG